The genomic window GTGGTTTGTGTTAGTTGTTATATGTTAGCTGTTTTTTGTTAATGGTTTTAGTTAAGCTATTTTATGTTAGTGGTTCTAGTTAAgctgttttatgttagtggtttagttGTGTGGTCTATGGTAGTTGTTTTGCATGTGGTTCTCATTCATGGATATTTATGCGGTTTGATTTAGTATGAtgttttgttgatgatttatCGTGTTGGTTATGTTTGGCATTGGTTATGAAGCTGGTTCTAACAATGCGGTGCTTGTCATGCGCAGTCtcagcgatgcatcaggagcatgcggcggcagcagggcatgcgactcgatgacagatacgttccgtacttgcagatggcaggactataccatcttgcaaggctgAACGACAGATGGTTCCAGTTAGACGAGGCCCTTGTCAGTGCATTCGTGgagcgatggcgtccggagacgcacacgtttcatgtgccgttcggagagtgcacggtcacacttcaggacgtggcataccagtTGGGTTTGCCAGTGGACGGGCGTTACGTGAGTGGCTGCCTATCAGAGTTTCAGATATACATCCAGGGTGGCCGTCCAGCCTGGGTAtggttccaggagttgcttggagtgaCTCCTCCTCCCagccaggttcagaagtacgcaGTGAACTGTAGCTGGTTTCAGGAGACTTTTGGTGAGTGCCCCGAGGGAGCCGATGACGAGACTGTGCGGAGATATgcccgtgcgtacatcatgatgttgttgggtacGCAGCTGTTTGCGGACAAGTCGGGCAACCGCgttcacatcagatggcttcccTACGTAGCTAGGCTGGAGGAGATGGGTACCTACAAGTGGGGTTCTGCAGCACTGGCATGGTTGTACTGGTGCATGTGCCGAGTAGCGAACATACATGTGGTCAAGTTAGCGGGCCCACTTCAGCTACTTCAATCTTGGATCTTCTGGTGCTTTCCTCTGTTTAGGCCTGCAGGGTATGAGACATTCAGCTGGCCATTGGCCTCGAGGTACTCTACTCAGCCTTctctatttcaatttaatttgcaTAACTCCATGTTCATTAATAATGTATTACAAACCCTAAACACACATTTAAGTAGCCATAAGACACATGTATgatgcaggtggtcaggttacaacCCTTCCGGTAGCGAGAAGGGTCCTAGAGTGCAGATGTAAAGGCTGAGGATAGACCGGTTACAGGACAGAGAGGTGAGTATGCTACTTAAACAGTTTCTTTATTTAACCACACTTTATGAGTTGGGTCCATGAGTTGTCCTGACAATGGAGAGTTCTCCGTGCAGTTTATCTGGATGCCGTACAGCAGCCCCGACGTACTTCAGGTTGTGCATCCAGAGGCtttggagcctcggcatatggCGTTGTGGCGGTCTGTGATGTCGCTGATCTACTTTGccgtcatagagtggcatcagatagaTAGGGTGCTTCCGCAGTTCGGAGGGGTGCAGCCTCGTCCGAatcccgccctgaacatcgactttctgatgtcgaagGATGGCAGAGGTGGTGATCGATGGTTCCCGTACCATTTGCAGAAGTGGCATCTCTATTGGGACGACCGTGCGGAGACCGTGCTGAGGTTCGATGTTGTTGCCGACCCTGGACCATCGCATGAGTTCCTCGAGTGGTGGAGTCAGCATGGAAAGAGGTTCCTGTCTCCGGAGATGCACTTGGGGGATCCGAGGGCGGTTCCTATTCCAATTGAGGCCTCACAGCGGGGTGCTGGGCGAGTTCCTGACATGGATCGACCTGAGGACGTGCCGGACAGGCGGCGGGTTGAGAGGAGAGCTCGTGTCGGGACACGACAGAGCCAGCGTGACTGGAGGTGGCTTGAGCATGCTATGGACCATGATGACGATGCGGGTCCCGCTGGAGGTAGACGACGAGGCCAGGGAGGGAGACGGAGAGGGCGTGTTGCGGCGGACCACCCTGGTCGTGACCCTGACGACGATCAGCATGGGCCCGTGGGCGGGGATGGTGCAGGGGCTGTAGCAGTTGCTGGTGTTAGTACCCACGATTGCGGACATGGAGGTGAGTGGTATGGGTCAGGTATGGGTGACGGGGCTGACCCTGGGGACGCTGGACTCAGGTCGGGGCCTCTTGGAGATTACTTCGTTGGTGTACCCGCCCATGACCAGCCTCAGCAGGAGGGTACCCCATGGGTTATTCCGGGATCACAGTGGTCAGACTTCCTTGCCTCAGATACGCTAGATGCGGACTTCGGGGTCAGCAGTTTCTAGAGGAGATTACCGCCATCATGCAGGAGGACGTGCAGTCCCGGAGACGTGGTCAGACCTCCGGCACGCAGGCACCTTTAGATGTTGATCTGAATGAGCCTCCTACGGCATCTGTTGGTGACCATTTTGGTTTGGGAGGTACACCACCATCCGCCTACACTACTGCATCAGAGTCTGTTGCCGGGCCGTCCGCGGCACCCATCCATGTTACCCCACCTGCATAGCCTGCCACGCATGAGGACGCGGATGAGATCGAGGATGAGGAGCCGTTTATCCGCAGAGGTCAGAGGGCACGGGTACCCCGTCGTTGTGGTACGGGTTCGCATCTGTTTAGATGATTCACGTTTGATGTATTTTGTTCCTTAGGGTTCATTTATGTATGATAGCCATATGtacttttgttgttattttataGCTGTTTTCCTTTGTTGTTTGTTCATCGTATTGTACTTTGAAAACTGGTGTTTACGGGATTGGTCAGTGACTATTTATAATCATTGAATCATATAACAGTTTAATGTTTacatttagttattaaattttgcATTTATGGGACTTGTAGCAATACTCAAAGTGAAACATAACATATTCATTACTTAACGCAGCATGCACAGTACAATGTAGAAAGATCTTTAATTTACATAACTGCTCAAAAATAACATTTAACAGGAAAAGTTAAATATAATAAGTACTAATACTAACAACATGGCTACTAATGGCCTCCTGTGTGAGACGATCCTCCAAGCTGTGGGCAACTCCGATGTGTGTGTCCGGGTTGGCGACAGAGGCCACACCTCTTTGGCCGGTTCGGATTTGCCTCGTCCATATTCGTCCGTATCCTAGTGGATCTCGGACGACCCTCTCTCGCACGCCTCTTGTCAGGGTCCGGAATCACCGTGGGCCCGTCGTAAGGTGGCCAGAAGCCCTCCGGGATCAGAGGTGTGAATCCCATCCGATACACACTGAATACATAACTAATCTGATACACGCTGTGAACATAAGAGGTCCATGTAACCCGTGAGTAGGCACAGCATGCAAGTGCGTGTTGACACGGGAAATGAAGCGCCTGGAAGTACCCGCAGTCACATGTCCGAGAGGCAAGCGATACTCTGTAGCTACCCAACGAGAAAGAACCAGTCGGAGTGGTCTCTGCtacggtgaactcggagttatcccggtcatacaaagtcaccatgaagcacctggccgtcttcaagttggcctcaatacacttcaccaagtgctgactgaattgttgtccggttcCCATCTGGGCCTCAGCTTCTCTCCCCTTGCGAACAAAGAGTTCCGCAAGCCTTCCATACGTTGCCTTCACCAAGGAGGATACAGGGAGATTTCTGACACCCTTgaggattgagttcacacactcggagatattcatcgtcatgtgaccgaatctccgcccctcatcacgatgctgagtccacaaggaataatcaatccggttcgcccactcacacatcgccgggtcctcagaccgcagaatatcaaaccagtaatcaaactcAACCTCGGTCTTTGCATACGCCGCATTCACTAGAAGCCTCCGTGCGtccttgcccttgaaggtaagggcaaaattagccgctacgtgtcgaatgcagaatgcacggtaGGCAGATGGAGGTAACCAACCTCCGTCAAGAGCCTCAAGCGTAGCCTTGATGCCATTAtgcctgtccgatataaccagcagacccGGCTGTGGTGTCATGTGCTGTcgaaggtgggagagaaagaatgtccaggactctgcattctcaccctctactagtgcgaatgcaacaggtagaatgttggagttcccgtcctgtgcaatcgcgatgaGCAACGTTCCCCCGTACTTGCCATACAGATGTGTGTCGTCAATGCTGACTAGgggcttgcaatgacggaatgcctcgatgCACGGTGGAAAAGTCCAGAAAAGTCTGTGAAAATATGCTTGAGATTCGTCTACCTGTCCTCCAACTCGAACGGGGCTCGTCCTTAGGACTgcaacagtaccaggcatcgtcagctggactcccaacacccacctaggcagctcgttgtatgactcatcccagtcaccgtagatgagggcaatagccttctgcttcgccatccagaccctcctgtaagtaggcctaaacccaaagtgtgcAGTCGTGGCATtcaggagcaccttgatgctgacggatgcatcatccctaaccattggcataatgaacgccgaaatcacatgataatccaaactctTGTGGTCACTCGAGATTGATGTGGCCAGACAAGTGTGAGGTCCgttgtaccgtttgacctcccaaatgcccttgcgctgccggagactcagtcgaatcaaccatgtgcacccattcccaaactcagaacacttgcccacataccggTGATAATTAGACtccactaccttgtactgtacccctcgccggatgctgtaagtcttcacacttaacagggcctcatctttatcctgaaattgctgaccaacctggaactctgtcagaccagcagtcccttccgcatctctagctccgaatccaaCAGAGTGCCCTGAaaccccctcctgcctcatggcatccaggtccaaagaggaaaaatgtggtggatactACTGTGTGCCAAAACTAGAACCACCGACCGCCAATGCAGGCTCAGTCGCTCCAACCTCGTCGCCGCTGTCATCctcaatcatatccggctcgacgtcGTCCTCCTTTGCATCACCCAACAATCCGTCTCCGACGCCAACCGGTGGAACACCCTGTAAAGCGTTCGGCAGAATATCAAATGATCCTACCTCGTCGCCTACGCCGTCATTGAGATCAACAGCAAAAGACGGGGAGGCGACAGGTTGGACCGCTGGCTCGTACAcagggacggaggaagaagcaacggcaggccTGGAACTGGAACCGGCTGCCGTGGCTACCgtggtggtattccggttcgaaccccctgagctggataccacatcaaccagcttTGCGAACAattctggtgtcctcacctccagaaactgcctccgacaaagaaacatgacttgcaggtcctcatcactaccaatcatgaaacaatcatacttcacggtatcCTGCAGAACCGTGATTGGAAtgtgatagaaaaacttcttaacccgcttcgcaccttctagaccaagtttcatcagcatagatctaacaaggtcatcatagctcgtcgttgGATTCAAGACAATACAGAGATgatccttatctgtgaacttcacactggaacgagttttcctcttaatggatcctctgtggtgaaccaaaacaacaaaactctcctcactag from Arachis ipaensis cultivar K30076 chromosome B09, Araip1.1, whole genome shotgun sequence includes these protein-coding regions:
- the LOC110267295 gene encoding uncharacterized protein LOC110267295, yielding MALWRSVMSLIYFAVIEWHQIDRVLPQFGGVQPRPNPALNIDFLMSKDGRGGDRWFPYHLQKWHLYWDDRAETVLRFDVVADPGPSHEFLEWWSQHGKRFLSPEMHLGDPRAVPIPIEASQRGAGRVPDMDRPEDVPDRRRVERRARVGTRQSQRDWRWLEHAMDHDDDAGPAGGRRRGQGGRRRGRVAADHPGRDPDDDQHGPVGGDGAGAVAVAGVSTHDCGHGGEWYGSGMGDGADPGDAGLRSGPLGDYFVGVPAHDQPQQEGTPWVIPGSQWSDFLASDTLDADFGVSSF